The DNA window TTTTGCGATCGAAGAACAGCCAAGACTGAGATCTTTTGGTCGTTTAAAAGTCATGTCAAAAACCAAAATTTCAgaagatattttttttcataaccATACTGATCCACGACAGTTTTAAACTAACATATAACAATTGTGGCTATCTTAAGAACTTTGTTtggaattcattttttaattgaacTTCAATTGAATTCTATACCACTCACTAAATTAACTCGtgtaaaaatctatatatatataatgattcttaattttgaaagtgtccagattgccgggtcgagagttgtggttaatttggatatatatgtgagagtaaatggatacttggatcggattctgggttgacacGCCCAtcaacttaaaacggttaaaaatatataaaattaaaaatgctatatgtatgtttcaaactcacaacctaacaaaacaagtacaactctttaaccatctaggctaataacactttatatttttaattcaacaccaaatttgataaacgcgggacgttgtaacaatataagttcaactttttaactaactaaactatatatataatgatgcttaatttttatatttttaattcaacaccaaatttgatgaacgcgggacgttgtaacaatataagttcaactttttaactaactaatttatatatatataatgatgcttaatttttaaagtgtatggattgtcgggtcgagagctgtagttaatttggataaatatgtgagagtaaatggatacttgggtcgaattctgggttgacccgcccataaactaaaaacggttaaaaataaaattaaaaatgctataggtatgtttcgaactcggaacctaacaaaacaagtacaactttttaaccaattaggctaataacactttataattttaatttaacaccaaatttgatgaatgtgggacgttataacaatataagttcaattttttaactaactaatatatatatatatatatatatatatatatataaatatatatatatataatgatgcttaattttgaaagtgtttggattgtcgggtcgagagttgtggttaatttggatatatatgtgagagtaaattgatacttgagtcggattctgggtttacccacccataaatttaaaacggttaaaaataaaataaaaaatgttataggtatgttttgaactcgcaacctaacaaaataagttcaACTCTTTACCTAATTaggctaataatattttatatttttaattcaacaccaaatttgatgcgggataatttttttttttcattttaagatATTGTAAATTTTTTCGTACttatagtattttaaaatttaaattttataattttaaataaatatgatctGGTCAATAAATTATATCACCTTTATATTATGAGGATGAGCTGTTATACtaaatcttttaatttattttataaatttttaaaattttctaatttaatattttactattcattttaaaaatcttaattattaGTAAAAAACAAGTCTGGTCCATTTTTGGATAGGTTAATAATAAAAGTGagaatgcatttttttttttttttttttttttttggtatatataatgatgtttaattttgaaagtgttcggattgccgggtcgagtggttaatttggatatatatgcaGTGCCGTTCCTGAGATTTTTTAGGCCTTAGGCGAAAGCACGAAATTGGAGCCCTACGCATAAACTTCACTTGTGTTTCACCGTTGATCTTCAATAACCTTCCAATATCTACAAAGATGCAACATAAATTGTCAACGAAAGTGACTTCTTCCTTCATTTTTAGATGCAAAATCATTGATAATTGTATCGTAatcaatatattccaaaaaatctttttcaatacataaaatagTAAGTCCATTCAATCTATCTTGAGACATAGAAGAtcttagataatttttcaataattttaacttagaaaaacTTCTTACAGTAGAAGCTACTGTAACAGGCAATGTTAGTAAAATTCGATATACAATAGAGACATTAGGATAGCAATCTATTGACAttacaaaatcaagaatttcagcaGCGGGCATATCCAAACTAGGTAAAGCAACTTGTAGTATTTTTAGTTCAGAAAACAAATCACTCAAATTAACATCACACGTACCTTCATGGgaaaatacattacaaaatgTGCTACACTTTTCTTTCAATTTGCTTTCATTCAATGtattattttgttgtcggtttcgttgtcgATGTAGGATATAGAGACTGAGAGAGACAGACAGTGAGACAGACAGTGAGACAAACAGtagggttttcaattttttgttttgatggTGTTAGTTTGTTTCTCTATTTGGGCTATAGAGCCATGTgccaaaaaatctaacataaaaaaaattaaagaataagaaactaaaaatccttactaatacctagcatatataaaaaaaatgggctCCTTTTTTGTCCTAGGCCCTAGGCCGTGGCCTAGGCTGCCTACCCCTCTGGGTCGGGCCtgtatatatgtgagaataaatgaatattttggtcggattctgggttgacccgtccataaacttaaaacggttaaaaataaaattaaaaatgttataggtatgtttcaaactttcaacataacaaaacaagtacaagaTCTTTAACCAATTatgctaataatattttatatttttaattcaacacaaaatttgataaatgcgaaAAATTGTAACAGTATATTTTTATCCATGTGCACGGGGATCTtcctaatattattaaataacttattttatattcGGTTAATaagtgtttttattattatttaaaattgcttgataatttattttggattaattagttaaataattattttgttttattttttctttaaatttatgaaacatgcataatcttttttttttttcaatttaagatattgtaaattttatggacttataatattttaaaatttatattttataattttaaataaatatgatttggTCAATAAATTATATCACCTTTATAGTATGAGGATGAGCTGTTATACtaaatcttttaatttattttataaatttttaaatttttaaaattttctaattcaATATTTCACTATTCATTttaataatcttaattattaGTAAAAAACAAGTCTGGTCCATTTTTGGATAGGTTAATAATAAAAGTGAGAAgtgccttttttttttcttttttttttgcacAACTCAACCTATGCGTTTTTggtaataaaaagaaaaaactcaaCATCAAACTATCTCTATAAGTGATAAtactaaaaacaataaaaaaaacaaaaacaaatgtaTACCAAATTATccaatatgttaaacatgtatATTGACTAGATCATCTTTATTTGTTCAACATGGCATGGCCCACATTAGCAACGCGTTTAAACATGATTTATCCACTACAATATGTTTGACCAACGGGACTAGTTTGACTATAAGACCATAATTGATGAAATTAAGGCTTTGTTTCATGAAGGgactatttaaattaatttctatGACTGTTCcgagatataaatttaatttttctgatTACAAGGAGGTTATTTCTAGAAGTGACAATTGCTCACAACTAACATGTAGTGTTTTGATTAACTattgtctttcatttaatttttaacttacattttcattttttatgttatagttGTTATAGCTCGTCTTATCAGTTTGGGCTCTAAGACTTTTAGCAAAACTGGATATAACACAGTTGCAAAACGTGGTTTAAACCTTCAATTTGATAAGTTGGTCATTTATAAATCTATAAGTTAAATgagttcttttgtttttttactctattaaatattttaatttattaaatattttaatttttaccttttctatgtgttattttatagtGGAGAAGATATTAATCTAACTTTATGGGGGAAACATAGCcggaaaatttgaatttgttgaagGATCTAACAACCAAGATCCTATCGTAATAGTTGTGACCAGCTTTCTTGTCAAGTTATACCAAGgtatgaattgtaaaaaaaatatgtttatgtctTAATATGTTTGTGTTAACCATTTTTATGTGCTTTCAATAGGTCATCATGTCCTTTCTTCAACAACGGCcacacaagtttttcaaaatctaatgatTCTAGAGGTGGTGACTATGCGAGAAAGGTTGATATTgtctttctttaaataatactttttgtttaaatatttgttgttttaatgactattttttttgtGCCACATTTACTCAACTAATTGTAGATTTGTTGTCCATCCATCTCAAGTATGTTTGTTGGATGATACTGTTGAAAGTTCGATGTCTTTACAAGATAAGATGATGAAAGATCGACACACAATTGAGGAATTATACAACCTATTGTCAAATGAGGAAAGAAAGGTTGGTAAAAttggtatttcaatatttttatagttatcttactggtttattggttaacaggAATGTATACGTACCGTTGAAGCGACAATCAATAATGTATGCAACTACAATGGTTGGTTTTACTACTCTTGTGATGATTGTCGCAGAAAAGTAACGCTCGAGGgcgatgtttttttttgtaactcATGTGTTAAAGTTGTAAATAAGTTAGTTAATCCAACTGTTTCAGATTTGTTACAATTACATCCGAGTTGTGACAAAGATTTACCATTGTCGTTATCATCAATGTCATCGCGAAAACTTGTGTTCCAAGTTAAAATTACTGATTACAACCTCAAGaaaaaatcacacaattttacaattataaaagtgTTTGATCCAAGTCAATCACTCATTACTCAATAGGTAAACATATTTTGGATATCTTTATGCTCAACTTTGAAacgtgttttatatattaaattaaattttgttaagggAGGAGCatcaatttcagacaaaattgttaaagaggtactttttcaatttttttatcaaataaattgttcttttaatctattttaatgtcttatttagatatttgaaaagttttatatatatttgattaaattttattagggatgatcatcaatttcaaacaaagctGTTAAAGAgatactttttcaattttttgtgatcaaataaattgttttttttattatctattttaatgtcttatttaagtttttgaaatgtgttttatatgttaattaaattttattagggagGAGCAACAAACAAAGTTGTTGATGAGATAGgacaaaaaagacaaaaaatttagtttttattttttattttacaattttttaatttcattttatggaagttttttttattagtatatattattaactattattattatataggatatcttaaattatactagagttatacatttatttatttttatgaatatttgtttaatattgtattaatttaaatttttattttgctttcaatagtttaaattaaatcaagcctttgatttgtattgtattattattattttcagttttaatcaatcattcttttttctcacatcatgtatatattttataattaattttatataaatatatttttccttacataatttttccacaattatttatatattatttgtttattatttatttttatacaatttacttatattatgaaacaattaataataattattttttctatttttttctctaattatatatatatatattatatattttctcttcatataaatatattctcttttattaaattaaatattttataaaaatttcgtTTATATTTTTCCCGTACAACGTAGGGTTTCATACTAGttatatctaataacgcttaatttgaaatgttgagggTGTACTtcacgctctctccaaaataattCTCATATCACAAGGTACTTTCCCTAGctgtaaatatattaattaattttaatttgtatatatatatatatattaatgttataattattattaaaatatattaaaatttaatattttatatataaacattaaaccaaatatttatctatattaattgagtttagcattaaatactaattataaaacattaaaacctgcaataaaatcaagaatttcaaatatatattatattaattataaaatgtaactttcagttattccattatattaattataaaatagaaaaacaattatcatgtttaacattaaatactaactacaaaatattaaaacctacaataaaattaataatttcaattatatattatattaattataaaatttaactttcaattatcatattatattaattataatataaaacttaacctgcaataaaatcaagaatttcaaatatatattatattaattataaaatgtaactttccGTTATCCCattgtattaattataaaatagaaaaaaaaatgtagttatcatgtttagcattaaatactaattataaaacattaaaatctacaataaaattaagaattttaattatatattatattaattataaaatttaactttcaattattatattatattaattataatataaaacttaactttcagttatcatattataataattaaaaaatttaacacaaaaacaataattatgaaaaacataaatagTGTAACtgcaattaaatcaatataataaatcaacccaacatttcatcttcttttccatctaaatatttgtttttctataaataattttacatcaacaaggttcaatttaagagagaagagtgatatTCTGTCTATTCGGTCTCCTTTTCCAGTTTTCActgttttgcttttttttttttctggaattttatcattttaggcaACTATAACAACATTCTAtattttgaattccatcttggttaaagtgagtaataattaaattatattaacatcaatttctctatcaacatcattatttcattcaataattaaattggtaatatgttatgtttcaccaatctattgttcattgttttttttccaGGAAGTTGATCATTTCAGGTCGCTGCAACAAcgtcctatcttttgaattccatcttagttaaaataagtaataattaaattatattaacatcaatttctctatcaacatcattatttcattcaataattaaattgctaatatgttatgtttcaccaatctattttcattgttttttttccaggaatttgatcatttcaggccgcTGCAACAACTTCCTatcttttattttgattaaattttatgactaattaataaaataaaaaatttaaatacatataatctctttattcttagcataatatttttttttgtattctccattttttttttaaatattattattacttattataacgtttaattaattaatttattattcatattattttataatatttgtcatatttaatatatttatattatattaataatcattttattattattcaatctaaatatttttaaaattattttagttgaagttatccaatataatattcatcCTTCTTTTGAGTCAAAGTAGGAGTAAtgactatattttatgatttaataaaataaaaataattttttaggttaaatatatttaatttttttaaatacatatagttttattagttgaaaaaagatgatctctatcttttgagtatatgattttttttctattccaaacaatttcacatgataaagtttaatgtatttaataatatttatttttaatcacaaaaaaaataaataattttttttgaaatattattataacattcaattaattatttattatttcccattatttttcaatatttatctttagtctcatttttaatatattcatattatattaataaattattattattattaacatatgatatataaatacttttttttataataaatgtgtttgttatgtccataacatctaatttttaaatatttggtcattttttcacaaattttatcattttaggccactacaacaacattctatcttttgaattccatcttggttaaagtgagtaataattaaattatattaacatcaatttctatGATTTGAAATGTTTAGGGTGTACTTCATgctctctccaaaataattctcatatcacaaggtattttttcatatttctctctcttcatttatgaattgtttttctttccctcgctataaatatattaattaattttaatttatatatatatattaatgttataattattattaaaatatattaaaatttaatattttatatatacacattaaaccaaatatttatctatattaattgagtttagcattaaatactaattataaaacattaaaacctgcaataaaattaagaatttcaaatatatattatattaattataaaatgtaactttcagttattccattatattaattataaaatagaaaaaaaaattattatgtttaacattaaatactaactacaaaatattaaaacttacaataaaattaataatttcaattatatattatattaattataaaatttaactttcaattattatattatattaattataatataaaacttaacctgcaataaaatcaagaatttcaaatatatattatattaattataaaatgtaactttctGTTAtcctattatattaattataaaatagaaaaaaaaaatgtagttatcatgtttagcattaaatactaattataaaacattaaaatctacaataaaattaagaattttaattatatattatattaattataaaatttaacttttaattattatattatattaattataatataaaacttaactttcagttatcatattataataattataaaatttaacacaaaaacaataatcatGAAAAACATAAATAGTGTAACtgcaattaaatcaatataataaatcaacccaacatttcatcttcttttccatctaaatatttgttttcctataaataattttacatcaataaggttcaatttaagagagaagagtgatatTCTGTCTCTTTTTGCGGCTTTCACTGtttgctttttttttctcaggaattttatcattttaggcaactacaacaacattctatcttttgaattccatcttggttaaagtgagtaataattaaattatattaacatcaatttctctatcaacatcattatttcattcaataattaaattggtaatatgttatgtttcaccaatctattgttcattgttttttttccaGTATTATTTCAGGCCGATGTAACAACGTCCTATCTTATGAATTCCATCTTagttaaagtgagtaataattaaattatattaacatcaatttctctatcaacatcattattttattcaataattaaattggtaatatgttatgtttcaccaatctattttcattgttttttttcttcaggaatttgatcatttcaggccgctacaacaacgtcctatcttttcttttgattaaattttatgactaattaataaaataaaaaatttaaatacatataatctctttattcttagcataatatttttttttctattctccaatttattttttttaaatattattattacttattataacgtttaattaattaatttattattcatattattttataatatttatcatatttaatatatttatattatattaataatctttttattattattcaatctaaatatttttaaaattactttagttgaaattatccaatataatattcatcATTCTTTTGAGTCAAAGTAGGAGTAAtgactatattttatgatttaataaaataaaaataattttttaggttaaatatatttaatttttttaaatacatatagttttattagttgaaaaaagatgatctctatcttttgagtatatgattttttttctattccaaacaatttcacatgataaagtttaatgtattcaataacatttatttttaatcacaaaaaaataaataattttttttgaaatattattataacattcaattaattatttattatttcccattatttttcaatatttatctttagtctcatttttaatatattcatattatattaataatttattattattattaacatatgatatataaataattgtttttataataaatgtgtttgttatgtccataacatctaatttttaaatatttggtcattttttcacaaattttatcattttaggccactacaacaacattctatcttttgaatttcattttggttaaagtgagtaataattaaattatattaacatcaatttctatGACTGTTCcgagatataaatttaatttttctgatTACAAGGAGGTTATTTCTAGAAGTGACAATTGCTCACAACTAACAGGTAGTGTTTTGATTAACTattgtctttcatttaattttcaacttacattttccttttttatgttatagttaTTATAGCTCGTCTTATCAGTTTGGGCTCTAAGACTTTTAGCAAAACTGGATATAACACAGTTGCAAAACGTGGTTTAAACCTTCAATTTGATAGGTTGGTCATTTATAAATCTATAAGTTAAATgagttcttttgtttttttactttattaaatattttaattcattaaatattttattttttaccttttctatgtgttattttatagtGGAGAAGATATTAATCTAACATTATGGGAAAACATAGccgaaaaatttgaatttgttgaagGATCTAACAACCAAGATCCTATCGTAATAGTTGTGACCGGCTTTCTTGTCAAGTTATACCAAGgtatgaattgtaaaaaaaatatgtttatgtctTAATATGTTTGTGTTAACCATTTTTATGTGCTTTCAATAGGTCATCATGTCCTTTCTTCAACAACGGCcacacaagtttttcaaaatctaatgatTCCAGAGGTAGTGACTATGCGAGAAAGGTTGATATTGTCTTTCTTTAAACAATActctttgtttaaatatttgttgttttaatgactattatttttatgCCACTTTTACTCAACTAATTGTAGATTTGTTGTCCATCCATCTCAAGTATGTTTGTTGGATGATACTGTTGAAAGTTCGATGTCTTTACAAGATGAGATGATGAAAGATCGACATACAATTGAGGAATTATACAACCTATTGTCAAATGAGGAAAGCAAGGTTGGTAAAAttggtatttcaatatttttatagttatcttactggtttattggttaacaggAATGTATACGTACCGTTGAAGCGACAATCAATAATGTATGCAACTACAATTGTTGGTTTTACTACTCTTGTGATGATTGTCGCAAAAAAGTAACGCTCGAGGGCGATGTTTTTTTTGCAACTCATGTGTTAAAGTTACAAAAAATCCTACTCCAAGGTGTTTAATTTTGTCTCTTTGatcattaattaactatttgtGCTTTTTGATAGAGTTGTAAATAAGTTAGTTAATCTAACTGTTTCAGATTTGTTACAATTACATCCGAGTTGTGACAAAGATTTACCATTGCCGTTATCATCAATGTCATCGCGAAAACTTGTGTTCCaagttaattataaaagtgTTTGATCCAAGTCAATCACTCATTACTCAATAGGTAAACATATTTTGGATATCTTTATGCTCAACTTTGAAacgtgttttatatattaaattaaattttgttaagggAGGAGCatcaatttcagacaaaattgttaaagaggtactttttcaatttttttatcaaataaattgtttttttaatctattttaatgtcttatttagatatttgaaaactttatatatatttgattaaattttattagggaggatcatcaatttcaaacaaagctgttaaagaggtactttttcaattttttgtgatcaaataaattgtttttttattatttattttaatgtcttatttaagtttttgaactgtgttttatatgttaattaaattttattagggagGAGCAACAgacaaagttgttgaagagataggacaaaaaagacaaaaaatttagtttttattttttattttacaattttttaatttcattttatggaagttgtttttttattagtatacattataactattattataatataggatatcttaaattatactagagttatacatttttttttttttatgaatgtttgtttaatattgtgttaacttaaatttttattttgttttcaataatttaaattaaatcaagccTTTTGGtttgtattgtattattattattttcagttttaatcaatcattcttttttctcacatcatgtatatattttataattaattttatataaatatatttttccttacataatttttccacaattatttatatattatttgtttattatttatttttatacaatttacttatattatgaaacaattaataataattattttttttatttttttctctaattatatatatatatatatatattatatattttctcttcatataaatatattctcttttattaaattaaatattttataaaaatttcgtTTATATTTTCCCCGCAACGTAGGTTTCATACTAGTTTAATTAGTTTCCATTaaaccataataataataataataataacacttAAAAACCAAACAAACACTTGCAGTTACTAGTTACTGCTAATTGAAATACAGTAGAAACacaattagataataataataataataataaacatgcACCTTCCAACAGAGAAAGGATATCATACTCTTTTATTTTACAGCTTAAGGAAACATAACCTTACCTGATCAGATCATCCCCAGTTACTTGCATGCCGACAATGGAGCTCCACACAAGCACTTGTTATTGAAATACACCGTGTTTTCAAACGTCTGCAGCTTACCCCCAACCGGGATCTTCCCGCAGAGGCTATTATAACTTACGTTCAGAAATTGCAGCTGGTTCAATGAAGTCAGACCTTGCGGGAGGCTCCCATAGATCTTGTTGTGGTTTAAGTCTAGCCAGCTCATGCTTTTGTAGAAAACAACCTTGGACAGATCGAATTGGAACAAATTCCTGGAAAAATCGGCAAACCAAAGCTCCTTGCCGGGGCCGAACAAGAAGGAAATATCACCTTGGAGGTTGTTGCGAGAGAAATCAAGGTTGGGGAATTTCATGAACCCTAGAGATTTAGGGACATACCCGGTGAGCTGGTTGTGGGAAAGAAACAGGGAGGGGACCTTTCCTTTGAACTTCCCAAACGAGTCTGGGATTGAGCCCGTGAGTCTGTTCCGGTCGAGATGGAGCTCGGTTAAATTGGGCAGTTCGGAGAGGGAAGGAGGGATCGAACCGGTTAGCTTATTGAAAGATAAATCGAGATAGGTTAGACTCTTAAGTTGGCTAAGGAAATCCGGGATGG is part of the Impatiens glandulifera chromosome 1, dImpGla2.1, whole genome shotgun sequence genome and encodes:
- the LOC124921924 gene encoding polygalacturonase inhibitor-like; translation: MKTLTSILSLSLILVLFFPSPSFSSAVRCNPQDKKALLTIKTALGNPYHLASWDPKTDCCGWYCLECHRTTNRVIALNIFKGELSGQIPPAVGDLPYLETLLFHKLPNFVGTIPQTLTKLTRLKSLSVSWTNISGPIPDFLSQLKSLTYLDLSFNKLTGSIPPSLSELPNLTELHLDRNRLTGSIPDSFGKFKGKVPSLFLSHNQLTGYVPKSLGFMKFPNLDFSRNNLQGDISFLFGPGKELWFADFSRNLFQFDLSKVVFYKSMSWLDLNHNKIYGSLPQGLTSLNQLQFLNVSYNSLCGKIPVGGKLQTFENTVYFNNKCLCGAPLSACK